A window of Rhinolophus ferrumequinum isolate MPI-CBG mRhiFer1 chromosome X, mRhiFer1_v1.p, whole genome shotgun sequence contains these coding sequences:
- the UPF3B gene encoding regulator of nonsense transcripts 3B isoform X1, protein MKEEKEHRPKEKRVTLLTPPGATGSGGGASGDSTKGEDKQDRNKEKREALSKVVIRRLPPTLTKEQLQEHLQPMPEHDYFEFFSNDTSLYPHMYARAYINFKNQEDIILFRDRFDGYVFLDNKGQEYPAIVEFAPFQKAAKKKTKKRDTKVGTIDDDPEYRKFLESYAADNEKMTSTPETLLEEIEAKNRELIAKKTTPLLSFLKNKQRMREEKREERRRREIERKRQREEERRKWKEEEKRKRKDIEKLKKIDRVPERDKLKDEPKIKVHRFLLQAVNQKNLLKKPEKGDEKELDKREKAKKLDKENLNDERASGQSCTLPKRSDGELKDEKPKRPEDESGRDYRERERDYERDQERILRERERLKRQEEERRRQKDRYEKEKSFKRKEEEMKKEKEALRDKGKKTESTESVGSSEKAEKKEEVVKRDRIRNKDRPAMQLYQPGARSRNRLCPPDDSTTKSGDAAIEKKQESGISHRKEGGEE, encoded by the exons atgaaggaagagaaggagcatAGGCCTAAGGAGAAGCGAGTAACTCTCTTGACTCCCCCCGGGGCCACAGGCAGCGGCGGTGGGGCTTCCGGGGACAGCACCAAAGGGGAAGATAAGCAGGATCGGAacaaggagaagagggaggcgCTGAGCAAG GTGGTAATTCGGAGATTACCTCCCACTTTGACCAAGGAGCAGCTTCAGGAACATCTTCAGCCTATGCCAGAGCatgattattttgagtttttttctaaTGATActag TCTGTATCCTCATATGTATGCCAGAGCATACATcaactttaaaaatcaagaggacATTATTTTGTTCAGGGATCGCTTTGATGGTTATGTATTCCTTGACAATAAAG gTCAGGAATATCCTGCTATAGTAGAATTTGCACCTTTTCAAAAAGCTGCGAAAAAGAAGACTAAAAAAAGAGATACCAAAGTTGGGACCATCGATGATG ATccagaatacagaaaatttttGGAAAGTTATGCTGCAGATAATGAGAAAATGACATCTACTCCAGAAACACTGCTAGAGGAAATAGAAGCTAAAAATAGAGAATTAATAG CTAAAAAGACAACCCCACTGTTGAGCTTCCTGAAAAACAAGCAG agaatgagagaagaaaaaagagaagaaagaaggaggcgagaaatagaaagaaaaagacaaagagaagaagagaggaggaaatggaaagaagaagagaaacgAAAAAGGAAAGATATAGAGAAGCTAAAGAAGATAGACAGAGTTCCAGAAAGGGACAAATTAAAGGATGAACCAAAGATTAAG GTACACAGGTTTCTGTTACAAGCTGTGAATCAGAAAAAT CTGCTCAAGAAGCcagaaaaaggagatgaaaaagaattggacaaaagagaaaaagccaaGAAATTGGACAAAGAGAATCTGAATGATGAAAGAGCCAGTGGGCAAAGTTGTACATTGCCCAAACGTTCTGATGGCGAACTTAAAGATGAAAAGCCTAAGAG ACCTGAAGATGAGAGTGGCAGAGACTACAGGGAGAGGGAACGGGATTATGAACGAGATCAAGAGCGCATACTTCgggaaagagagagactgaagcGGCAGGAAGAAGAGCGCCGGAGGCAGAAGGACCGCTATGAGAAAGAGAagtcttttaaaagaaaggaagaagaaatgaaaaaagagaaagaagcactTCGGGATAAAGGAAAGAAGACTGAAAGTACAGAATCAGTAGGAAGCTcagaaaaagctgaaaagaaagaggaagtggtTAAGAGAGATCGCATAAGAAACAAG gatcGCCCAGCAATGCAGCTTTACCAACCAGGAGCTCGAAGCCGAAATCGACTCTGTCCCCCAGATGACAGCACCACCAAGTCTGGAgatgcagcaatagaaaaaaagcaggaaagtGGTATTAGCcatagaaaagaaggaggagaggagtgA
- the UPF3B gene encoding regulator of nonsense transcripts 3B isoform X2, translated as MKEEKEHRPKEKRVTLLTPPGATGSGGGASGDSTKGEDKQDRNKEKREALSKVVIRRLPPTLTKEQLQEHLQPMPEHDYFEFFSNDTSLYPHMYARAYINFKNQEDIILFRDRFDGYVFLDNKGQEYPAIVEFAPFQKAAKKKTKKRDTKVGTIDDDPEYRKFLESYAADNEKMTSTPETLLEEIEAKNRELIAKKTTPLLSFLKNKQRMREEKREERRRREIERKRQREEERRKWKEEEKRKRKDIEKLKKIDRVPERDKLKDEPKIKLLKKPEKGDEKELDKREKAKKLDKENLNDERASGQSCTLPKRSDGELKDEKPKRPEDESGRDYRERERDYERDQERILRERERLKRQEEERRRQKDRYEKEKSFKRKEEEMKKEKEALRDKGKKTESTESVGSSEKAEKKEEVVKRDRIRNKDRPAMQLYQPGARSRNRLCPPDDSTTKSGDAAIEKKQESGISHRKEGGEE; from the exons atgaaggaagagaaggagcatAGGCCTAAGGAGAAGCGAGTAACTCTCTTGACTCCCCCCGGGGCCACAGGCAGCGGCGGTGGGGCTTCCGGGGACAGCACCAAAGGGGAAGATAAGCAGGATCGGAacaaggagaagagggaggcgCTGAGCAAG GTGGTAATTCGGAGATTACCTCCCACTTTGACCAAGGAGCAGCTTCAGGAACATCTTCAGCCTATGCCAGAGCatgattattttgagtttttttctaaTGATActag TCTGTATCCTCATATGTATGCCAGAGCATACATcaactttaaaaatcaagaggacATTATTTTGTTCAGGGATCGCTTTGATGGTTATGTATTCCTTGACAATAAAG gTCAGGAATATCCTGCTATAGTAGAATTTGCACCTTTTCAAAAAGCTGCGAAAAAGAAGACTAAAAAAAGAGATACCAAAGTTGGGACCATCGATGATG ATccagaatacagaaaatttttGGAAAGTTATGCTGCAGATAATGAGAAAATGACATCTACTCCAGAAACACTGCTAGAGGAAATAGAAGCTAAAAATAGAGAATTAATAG CTAAAAAGACAACCCCACTGTTGAGCTTCCTGAAAAACAAGCAG agaatgagagaagaaaaaagagaagaaagaaggaggcgagaaatagaaagaaaaagacaaagagaagaagagaggaggaaatggaaagaagaagagaaacgAAAAAGGAAAGATATAGAGAAGCTAAAGAAGATAGACAGAGTTCCAGAAAGGGACAAATTAAAGGATGAACCAAAGATTAAG CTGCTCAAGAAGCcagaaaaaggagatgaaaaagaattggacaaaagagaaaaagccaaGAAATTGGACAAAGAGAATCTGAATGATGAAAGAGCCAGTGGGCAAAGTTGTACATTGCCCAAACGTTCTGATGGCGAACTTAAAGATGAAAAGCCTAAGAG ACCTGAAGATGAGAGTGGCAGAGACTACAGGGAGAGGGAACGGGATTATGAACGAGATCAAGAGCGCATACTTCgggaaagagagagactgaagcGGCAGGAAGAAGAGCGCCGGAGGCAGAAGGACCGCTATGAGAAAGAGAagtcttttaaaagaaaggaagaagaaatgaaaaaagagaaagaagcactTCGGGATAAAGGAAAGAAGACTGAAAGTACAGAATCAGTAGGAAGCTcagaaaaagctgaaaagaaagaggaagtggtTAAGAGAGATCGCATAAGAAACAAG gatcGCCCAGCAATGCAGCTTTACCAACCAGGAGCTCGAAGCCGAAATCGACTCTGTCCCCCAGATGACAGCACCACCAAGTCTGGAgatgcagcaatagaaaaaaagcaggaaagtGGTATTAGCcatagaaaagaaggaggagaggagtgA